In Argiope bruennichi chromosome X1, qqArgBrue1.1, whole genome shotgun sequence, a single window of DNA contains:
- the LOC129958412 gene encoding chitin deacetylase 1-like — protein MGIEKATTCEGVKKQGNEIHLGRFKKGPRTSLAHSRSFSPGSKMLWIGLLLCAFISNGLCASVVKRQVAADTQNDAELCKGRSPTEYFRLTADEDCRDVVRCSVQGLLALRCPSGLAFDIESQTCNWKANVKNCQQLEKPRLATPLLATDEPICEKGKLACGNGECIQKELFCNGAPDCPDGSDENACTVDKDPNRAPPCDQNQCVLPDCFCSPDGTQIPGKLEPNTVPQMITITFDDAVNNNNIDIYNRIFREGRNNPNGCQIKGTFFVSHKYTNYSAVQELHRKGHEIAAHSITHRNDEKYWSEANVETWAKEMAGVRLIIERFSNITDNSIVGIRAPYLRVGGNNQFFMMEEQAFLYDSTITAPLSNPPLWPYTLYFRMPHRCHGNGQNCPTRSHAVWEMVMNELDRRDDPSFDEELAGCAMVDSCSNLLTGEQFYNFLNHNLERHYRTNRAPLGLFFHAGWLKLNQEFNDALIQWVDEMLDKNDIYFVTMTQVLQWMQSPTELSSIRDFAPWKEKCEVKGQALCSLPNACPLTTRELPGETIRLHTCVDCPQNYPWLEDPTGDYFAFKK, from the exons ATGGGAATAGAGAAAGCAACAACCTGTGAAGGAGTAAAAAAACAAGGGAACGAGATTCATTTGGGCCGGTTTAAAAAGGGGCCACGTACGTCACTTGCTCACTCACGAAGCTTCTCTCCTGGATCCAAGATGCTGTGGATCGGACTACTCCTGTGCGCCTTCATTTCGAACG GATTGTGCGCCTCGGTGGTTAAAAGGCAAGTGGCAGCTGACACACAGAACGATGCCGAATTGTGCAAAGGTCGATCACCGACCGAATACTTCCGATTGACAGCCGATGAGGATTGCCGAGATGTAGTTCGTTGTTCTGTTCAGGGACTTCTTGCTTTGCGTTGTCCTTCTGGATTGGCATTTGATATCGAAAGTCAGACATGTAACTGGAAAGCTAATGTCAAGAATTGCCAACAGTTGGAAA AACCAAGGCTAGCAACACCATTGCTCGCAACAGATGAACCCATTTGTGAAAAGGGCAAATTGGCTTGTGGAAATGGAGAATGTATACAAAAGGAATTGTTCTGTAACGGAGCTCCCGACTGTCCAGATGGCTCCGACGAAAACGCTTGCA CTGTCGATAAGGATCCAAACAGAGCTCCTCCTTGCGATCAAAATCAATGCGTTCTTCCTGATTGTTTCTGTTCTCCTGACGGAACTCAAATCCCCGGCAAACTGGAACCAAACACAGTTCCTCAGATGATCACCATCACTTTTGATGATGCtgtcaacaacaacaatattGATATCTACAACAGAATCTTCCGAGAAGGTCGTAACAACCCTAATGGATGCCAAATTAAAGGAACCTTTTTCGTATCCCACAAATACACCAATTATTCAGCTGTGCAGGAACTCCACAGAAAAGGACACGAAATTGCAGCACATTCAATCAC acaCAGAAACGATGAGAAATACTGGAGTGAAGCCAACGTTGAAACTTGGGCTAAAGAAATGGCTGGTGTCCGTCTCATCATCGAACGATTTTCTAACATCACTGATAACTCAATTGTCGGTATTCGAGCACCATATTTGAGGGTAGGAGGAAACAACCAATTTTTCATGATGGAAGAACAAGCTTTCCTTTACGATTCTACCATCACTGCCCCTTTGAGCAACCCTCCTCTTTGGCCATACACCTTGTACTTCCGTATGCCCCACAGATGTCACGGTAACGGACAAAATTGCCCAACTCGATCTCACGCAGTTTGGGAGATGGTGATGAATGAGTTGGACAGAAGAGATGACCCATCTTTCGACGAAGAACTAGCTGGTTGTGCTATGGTAGACAGTTGCAGCAATCTTCTGACAGGAGAACAATTCTACAACTTCCTCAACCATAACTTAGAAAGGCATTACAGAACCAACAGAGCTCCTCTTGGTCTCTTCTTCCACGCTGGATGGTTGAAACTTAACCAAGAATTCAACGACGCTCTCATCCAGTGGGTAGATGAAATGCTCGACAAAAATGACATCTACTTTGTCACCATGACACAAGTACTTCAATGGATGCAGTCACCCACTGAGCTGTCCTCTATTCGAGACTTCGCACCATGGAAAGAAAAGTGCGAAGTAAAGGGACAAGCACTTTGCTCTCTGCCTAACGCTTGTCCTCTTACTACTCGGGAGCTTCCAGGAGAAACAATACGTCTACATACTTGCGTTGATTGCCCTCAAAATTATCCATGGTTAGAGGATCCAACAGGGGACTATTTcgcattcaaaaaataa